The proteins below come from a single Mya arenaria isolate MELC-2E11 chromosome 8, ASM2691426v1 genomic window:
- the LOC128244274 gene encoding uncharacterized protein LOC128244274 — translation MDYIVSCGLLLTNWSFFLLGLLIGFSDQSVAEIKKYTLCNEKVDMEAKGIQQGELELAINTNTGSDSRVSCDFTVTAENGRHVMFYFTDLFLGSPNFTERVDRACIEPRDINGNYETFLAGMRPYICSRTQVDIGSKVYATTGNALSLRFYRNRGYGIRVYVKLVFTAFRLGSCRTTERKCNNERCIAHDIVCNDRNPCGDNSDCPTGLEHLSSWAMSGIVILALLCGGIVIIMATVCLQRAGNKNYDLDDVTIPANGMVHHECPHVEMNEVPNIDKKPHTNLTGAQNDNLSMKVITNCPGLQRRVKMKTF, via the exons ATGGATTATATAGTTAGCTGTGGATTACTATTAACAAACTGGAGCTTTTTCCTTCTTGGTTTGCTCATTGGGTTTTCTGACCAATCTGTCgctgaaattaagaaat ACACGCTGTGTAACGAGAAGGTTGATATGGAGGCGAAGGGCATCCAACAAGGAGAGCTGGAGCTAGCCATCAACACAAACACCGGAAGTGACTCCCGCGTGTCTTGCGACTTCACTGTGACTGCCGAAAACGGCCGCCACGTCATGTTCTACTTCACAGACCTCTTCCTTGGCTCCCCAAACTTTACTGAACGCGTGGACCGCGCGTGCATAGAGCCACGTGACATCAATGGAAATTACGAAACATTTTTGGCAG GCATGCGCCCCTACATTTGTTCCCGGACGCAAGTGGATATAGGCAGTAAAGTGTACGCTACCACCGGAAACGCATTGTCGTTAAGATTCTATCGTAACCGAGGTTACGGCATTCGCGTCTACGTGAAACTGGTCTTCACAGCATTCAGGCTCG gATCCTGTCGTACAACTGAGCGGAAGTGCAACAACGAGCGGTGCATTGCGCATGACATCGTGTGCAATGACCGAAACCCGTGCGGGGACAACTCAGACTGTCCCACGGGCCTTGAACACTTATCCAGCTGGGCTATGAGCGGCATTGTAATCCTGGCTCTTCTTTGTGGCGGCATCGTCATCATCATGGCAACCGTGTGTCTCCAGCGAGCTGGCAACAAGAACTATGATTTG GACGACGTCACAATTCCTGCAAACGGAATGGTACATCACGAATGCCCGCACGTTGAAATGAACGAAGTCCCAAACATCGATAAAAAGCCCCACACCAACTTGACAGGGGCTCAAAACGACAATCTTTCAATGAAAGTAATAACAAACTGTCCGGGTCTACAGAGGAGGGTGAAGATGAAGACCTTTTAA
- the LOC128244272 gene encoding uncharacterized protein LOC128244272 translates to MAAQADNTLSLSEKNKKRGCNFSAYEREILITEYEKVKDKLNNAKVSQDAKQKMWDCIGSAVSLAGVGIRTGKDVRNKFHNLNRVAKSTEMQQRKHLKGTGGGPPSEKPPEEVLRLININKADPGFSGIPGGLETTIAAEKALANFCHDSCAT, encoded by the exons atggcTGCCCAAGCAGACAACACTTTGTcattgtcagaaaaaaataagaaaagagGTTGCAACTTTAGTGCATATGAGAGGGAAATTCTCATAACTGAATATGAAAAAGTAAAGGACAAATTAAATAACGCAAAGGTATCACAAGATGCGAAACAAAAGATGTGGGATTGTATTGGAAGTGCTGTTTCACTTGCTGGAGTTGGGATAAGAACAGGAAAAGATGTGAGAAACAAATTTCACAACTTGAACCGGGTTGCAAAGTCAACAGAAATGCAACAAAGAAAGCATTTGAAGGGAACAGGGGGTGGACCACCATCTGAAAAACCGCCCGAGGAGGTGCTCCGCCTTATTAACATCAATAAGGCAGACCCAGGCTTCAGTGGGATTCCTGGTGGGCTAGAAACCACAATTGCAGCAGAGAAGG CGCTTGCCAACTTCTGTCATGATTCATGTGCCACTTGA